Proteins from one Burkholderia oklahomensis C6786 genomic window:
- a CDS encoding DUF2946 family protein has protein sequence MDDIVKQALAKWPNVPHCTGWLLLDRRGCWRMRDDAAQAAGALGSPVRHPALIDFIARNYERDADGQWFFQNGPQRVYVELAYTPWIVRLAADRDDPARVALTDHTGRAFEPARAWLDDAGGVLFADAATPPRVAALHDHDLGLFADHADLDDDGAHGVLHLGGGVDLPLEPIRRDDVARRFRFVASPAARAGGQAAD, from the coding sequence ATGGATGACATCGTCAAACAGGCGCTCGCCAAGTGGCCTAACGTCCCGCACTGCACCGGATGGCTGCTGCTCGACCGGCGCGGCTGCTGGCGGATGCGCGACGACGCGGCGCAGGCGGCGGGCGCGCTCGGCTCGCCTGTCCGGCACCCGGCGCTGATCGACTTCATCGCCCGCAACTACGAGCGCGACGCCGACGGGCAGTGGTTCTTCCAGAACGGGCCGCAGCGCGTGTACGTCGAGCTCGCGTACACGCCGTGGATCGTCCGGCTCGCGGCCGATCGCGACGATCCGGCGCGCGTCGCGCTCACCGACCACACGGGCCGCGCGTTCGAGCCGGCGCGCGCGTGGCTCGACGACGCGGGCGGCGTGCTGTTCGCCGACGCGGCGACGCCGCCGCGCGTCGCCGCGCTGCACGATCACGATCTCGGGCTCTTCGCCGATCATGCGGACCTCGACGACGACGGCGCGCACGGCGTGCTGCACCTCGGCGGCGGCGTAGACCTGCCGCTCGAGCCGATCCGGCGCGACGACGTCGCGCGGCGGTTCCGGTTCGTCGCGAGCCCGGCCGCGCGCGCGGGCGGTCAGGCGGCGGACTGA